Proteins encoded in a region of the Marinobacter arenosus genome:
- a CDS encoding phosphoribosylanthranilate isomerase, translated as MNTRVKICGLTRVEDIEAAVEAGADALGLVFYQPSPRSVVVSEAAELARHVPAFVSVVGLFVNPTAEEVREVLERVPLDLLQFHGDESAEFCSQFGRRWVKAIRVREQGQIEAAFKSFSEASGLLVDAWDPERYGGTGQSFNWDLIPSDRPMPLILAGGLSSDNVFRAVSQVRPWAVDVSGGVERSKGIKDIEKISDFIKEVHRVCKTD; from the coding sequence ATGAACACGCGAGTCAAAATCTGTGGCCTGACACGTGTCGAGGATATTGAAGCGGCGGTAGAGGCTGGCGCTGATGCGCTGGGGTTGGTGTTTTACCAGCCGAGCCCTCGTTCTGTCGTTGTGTCCGAGGCAGCCGAGCTGGCCCGGCACGTGCCAGCCTTTGTCTCGGTTGTCGGACTGTTCGTGAACCCGACAGCAGAGGAAGTCCGGGAGGTTCTGGAACGGGTTCCGCTAGACCTGCTGCAGTTCCACGGAGACGAAAGCGCTGAGTTCTGCTCTCAATTCGGTCGGCGTTGGGTCAAGGCGATTCGGGTTCGGGAGCAGGGCCAGATTGAAGCCGCCTTCAAGAGCTTCAGCGAGGCTTCCGGGCTGCTGGTGGACGCCTGGGATCCCGAGCGGTATGGGGGAACCGGGCAATCGTTCAATTGGGACCTTATTCCTTCCGATCGTCCGATGCCGCTTATATTGGCCGGTGGTTTGTCTTCTGATAACGTATTTCGCGCTGTGAGCCAGGTGAGGCCCTGGGCTGTGGACGTCAGCGGCGGTGTTGAACGAAGCAAAGGCATCAAGGACATCGAAAAAATTTCCGATTTCATTAAAGAGGTTCACCGTGTCTGTAAAACTGACTGA
- the truA gene encoding tRNA pseudouridine(38-40) synthase TruA — MFLEPQQLTTDIEIGNGRVALAFEYDGRDFHGWQIQKSGVRSVEQELTDAVSKVANHPVDLVCAGRTDAGVHASYQIAHFETSSTRALRSWVMGINTALPNDIAVHWAGNGSDDFHARFSAVYRRYRYVIYNHPVRPGIQRGQVSWTFRPLDVGRMHEAAQALLGEHDFSAFRAAGCQSRTPVRFMEQVTVTRRGEFVVIDVQANAFLHHMVRNIAGALMAVGSGQQPVSWIREILEQRDRTLAGVTAPPHGLYLVDVGYPQRYGIPRAECGPGFLRPWYSREDNHPISPTHIHPKQPVKQP, encoded by the coding sequence TTGTTTCTCGAACCTCAGCAGCTCACCACCGACATCGAGATCGGAAACGGTCGCGTCGCACTTGCCTTTGAATACGATGGCCGTGACTTCCATGGTTGGCAAATCCAGAAGTCAGGCGTTCGCTCCGTGGAGCAGGAACTGACCGACGCTGTGTCGAAAGTGGCAAACCACCCGGTTGATCTGGTCTGCGCTGGACGGACCGATGCCGGCGTTCATGCCAGCTATCAGATTGCACACTTTGAAACGTCGTCAACGAGGGCTCTCCGTTCCTGGGTGATGGGGATCAACACGGCGCTTCCAAACGACATTGCCGTTCATTGGGCCGGAAATGGCTCCGACGATTTCCATGCCCGCTTTTCCGCCGTCTACCGGCGGTACCGGTACGTGATCTATAATCATCCCGTTCGGCCGGGAATACAGCGTGGCCAGGTGAGCTGGACGTTTCGACCTCTCGACGTGGGCCGCATGCACGAAGCAGCACAGGCCCTGTTGGGAGAGCACGACTTCTCCGCGTTTCGTGCTGCGGGATGCCAGTCCCGTACGCCCGTTCGCTTCATGGAGCAGGTGACAGTAACCCGTCGGGGAGAGTTTGTCGTAATAGACGTTCAGGCAAACGCTTTTCTTCATCATATGGTTCGAAATATCGCGGGCGCGTTGATGGCGGTTGGCTCTGGGCAGCAGCCGGTGAGCTGGATTCGTGAGATACTCGAACAGCGAGACAGAACACTTGCGGGCGTAACCGCTCCGCCTCACGGCCTTTATCTCGTGGATGTCGGTTACCCGCAGCGGTACGGAATCCCTCGTGCGGAATGTGGCCCGGGTTTCTTGAGACCCTGGTACAGTCGGGAGGATAACCACCCGATTTCGCCAACTCACATTCATCCCAAGCAGCCGGTAAAGCAGCCATGA